A region of Porites lutea chromosome 13, jaPorLute2.1, whole genome shotgun sequence DNA encodes the following proteins:
- the LOC140923418 gene encoding uncharacterized protein produces MSLYDGVDIDGVPMQSNSTDGTDITKLSGWSSSFKLLQTQLQRKKVAQTKPVSTSKAKSVNQVVLGNKRQNEEFEDSDLDGREIPDIDVHKVPEPFIETEASLAVIIDEYDPMRPNEYEVVQQKFREDKENERSERPDRSDRGERSRDRDYDRERHRDRDRDLDRERDRERERERDRDRDRDRDRDRDRDRDRDRDRDYNSRDRGRERGRRRGGDDDDDSHSRPSRYGGGAAIAPPPALMEESAPAPSSEQWPVSSGEKPNVGFAASPVASQIMAKYGWKDGQGLGKQEQGINTCLQVEKTSKRGGKIINQDKESKAAVKEAEPVTSVMKNPSKVIVLRNMVGPGEVDDELQPEVVDECGKYGEVVKVIIYEFPQGVMEEEETVRIFVEFQRVESAIKALVDLNGRYFGGRTVRGAFYNLDKFRRLHLMDDI; encoded by the exons ATGTCGCTGTACGATGGAGTCGATATCGATGGCGTCCCAATGCAGTCAAATTCCACGGACGGAACGGACATTACCAAACTCT CTGGTTGGTCATCAAGTTTTAAGCTTTTACAGACTCAACTACAGAGAAAGAAAGTTGCCCAAACAAAGCCTGTCTCTACATCG AAAGCAAAATCTGTTAATCAAGTAGTTCTGGGGAATAAGAGGCAAAATGAAGAATTTGAG GATTCCGATCTTGATGGCAGAGAAATACCA GACATTGATGTACACAAGGTGCCAGAACCATTCATAGAAACAGAGGCTTCACTTGCTGTCATTATTGATGAGTATGATCCAATGAGGCCAAATGAATATGAAGTTGTGCAACAAAAGTTCCGCGAAGACAAAGAAAATGAGAGAAGTGAAAGGCCAGATAGATCAGACAGAGGAGAGAGGTCAAGAGATCGTGATTATGACAGAGAAAG gCATAGAGATCGGGATCGTGACCTAGATCGGGAACGGGATCGAGAAAGGGAACGGGAAAGAGACCGTGACAGAGATCGTGATCGCGATCGTGATCGTGACAGGGATCGAGACAGAGATCGTGATCGTGATTACAACAGTAGAGACAGAGGCAGAGAAAGGGGAAGACGGAgaggtggtgatgatgatgatgacagccATAGCCGTCCTTCTCGGTATGGTGGTGGAGCAGCAATCGCACCTCCCCCAGCTCTTATGGAGGAGTCAG cccCAGCACCTTCTTCTGAGCAGTGGCCTGTTTCAAGTGGAGAGAAACCAAATGTTGGTTTTGCTGCCAG tccTGTGGCATCTCAGATTATGGCAAAGTATGGCTGGAAAGACGGACAAG GTTTAGGAAAACAAGAACAGGGaattaatacttgtcttcaaGTGGAAAAAACAAGCAAGCGTGGTGGAAAGATAATCAACCAGGACAAAG AATCAAAAGCTGCCGTTAAAGAAGCAGAGCCAGTGACTAGTGTGATGAAAAATCCAAGTAAAGTCATTGTCCTGAGA AATATGGTAGGTCCTGGTGAAGTAGATGATGAATTACAGCCTGAAGTTGTTGATGAATGCGGTAAATACGGTGAAGTTGTTAAAGTGATCATATACGAG TTCCCACAAGGTGTCATGGAAGAGGAAGAGACAGTGCGCATTTTTGTTGAGTTTCAGCGAGTTGAATCAGCGATTAAAG